Proteins encoded by one window of Juglans regia cultivar Chandler chromosome 15, Walnut 2.0, whole genome shotgun sequence:
- the LOC108990417 gene encoding UPF0481 protein At3g47200-like — MQLFYISEEDEEYRRANYQPPIREFTQQELDIIDEQVTKYSEEAQKLREETDRRSTSCIYKVLPRLKKINGNSLYEPNMVSIGPYYYNLRNEKFKMAEDCKRKCLGSLLVKDRDPDMQRNTYKRCLQKISELEVKIRKCYSEEFEVAGIVFLEMMVLDACFIIKIIEMVGSLRRVDFSESLAALEWMVPYFYRDFLLLENQIPFFVLEEIYALTHNIAVETSRSGLMVAALRFFQNGMKRSDSILRFIITNLDKIGTVTVLHLLDLVRSSLIPSNIRQGNRFRLDTPFIHCISKLRLAGIKVSPGKASSLLEVKFKRGVIKMPNIAIDDLMRCLLLNCVAFEQCHQMRSSKYYFTVYATFLDCLVNTSEDVEYLRERNVIDNYLADDSEAADFINRAGKDLVVNVNHGFYLQELFEDVEKHYQKWWMWKWASFKRVYFDKPWLLLSAAGGILLVLATSFQAVMAFLTYKYKNC, encoded by the coding sequence AtgcaattattttacatttctgaggaagatgaagaatacCGTCGCGCCAATTATCAGCCACCGATACGGGAGTTCACCCAGCAGGAACTCGACATCATCGACGAGCAGGTAACGAAATATTCGGAAGAAGCCCAAAAGTTACGGGAAGAAACCGACCGTAGAAGCACTAGCTGCATCTACAAAGTCCTCCCGAGGCTTAAGAAAATCAATGGTAACTCGTTATACGAGCCCAACATGGTCTCCATCGGGCCCTACTACTACAACCTCCGTAATGAAAAGTTCAAGATGGCCGAAGATTGCAAGAGGAAGTGCTTGGGCTCCTTGCTGGTCAAGGACAGAGATCCAGACATGCAACGCAATACCTATAAGCGCTGCTTGCAAAAAATAAGCGAACTTGAAGTGAAAATCAGAAAGTGTTATTCTGAAGAGTTCGAAGTCGCTGGTATTGTATTTCTGGAAATGATGGTTCTTGACGcttgttttataataaaaatcattGAAATGGTTGGATCTCTAAGACGAGTCGACTTCAGCGAATCTCTTGCAGCCTTGGAGTGGATGGTACCGTATTTCTACAGGGACTTTCTCCTGCTTGAGAATCAGATCCCTTTTTTCGTTCTGGAAGAGATATATGCGCTTACCCATAACATTGCTGTCGAGACAAGTAGATCCGGGCTGATGGTTGCTGCTTTGCGATTCTTTCAGAACGGAATGAAAAGATCCGATTCTATTTTGCGTTTCATTATCACGAACCTCGATAAAATTGGCACGGTCACAGTCTTGCATTTGCTAGACTTGGTTCGGAGTAGTTTAATACCATCCAATATCAGACAGGGAAACAGATTCCGTTTAGATACTCCATTCATTCACTGCATCTCGAAGCTCCGGCTAGCGGGGATTAAGGTCAGTCCGGGCAAGGCGTCCAGCCTCCTAGAAGTGAAATTCAAGAGAGGTGTGATTAAGATGCCAAACATAGCCATCGACGACTTGATGAGATGTCTGTTGCTGAACTGTGTGGCATTCGAGCAGTGCCACCAGATGAGAAGCAGCAAGTACTACTTCACGGTTTACGCTACTTTTTTGGACTGCCTTGTGAACACCAGCGAGGACGTCGAGTACCTTCGCGAGCGCAATGTCATTGACAATTACCTTGCTGACGACTCCGAGGCTGCGGACTTCATCAACCGTGCGGGCAAGGATTTGGTAGTCAATGTTAATCACGGCTTCTATTTGCAGGAATTGTTCGAGGATGTGGAGAAGCATTATCAGAAATGGTGGATGTGGAAGTGGGCGAGCTTCAAGCGGGTGTATTTTGACAAGCCGTGGTTGCTTCTGTCGGCAGCGGGTGGCATTTTGCTCGTACTGGCTACGTCATTCCAGGCCGTAATGGCCTTCTTAACTTACAAGTATAAAAATTGCTAG
- the LOC108990367 gene encoding uncharacterized protein LOC108990367, with protein MAPLKSPSPDGFGASFYKKYWSLIGDKVCAAVLNFLNGGQLDPDCNFTFLALIPKVKSPVSVGEFRPISLCNVYYKLIAKTLANRLKMVLPNIISQSQSAFIAGRLITDNVIIAYETLHSMKHRKKGKHGNMAIKLDMSKAYDRVEWGFLRAVMLELGFHVRWVELIMQCVSSVHYDVLVNGQPGSKIIPTRGLRQGDPLSPYLFLLCAEGLSSLIKHAERTGLVKGVKVARGGTSICQLMFADDCILFCTANKEEWRQLESILGCYEVASRQKLNKQKTSVYFSSNTPQQIRNILVADIGASSCGDFDRYLGLPSVVWRLLVKPDSFVATIMKEKYYRHCSIMDAKLGGGPSLIWRSLLGAREVVSEGMRWRVGNGQHIRIWGDKWMPTPSSYMVQSPVSSLGQEAFVADLIDETSGCWKYDLVRETFNREEAALICTLPVSRMSLVDKLFWGPAKNGLFSVKSAYYVAMELKRQLGGEPSAEKGSDMVWKNMWKLNIPNYIKVFLWRALTNCLPTKDNLLRRKLVDSGMCPICEQVEETSGHVLWSCVATSDVWSETMSKAQKLICREQDFLVTWSDLSQKLVRNELESMAFIFSKVWQRRNKWIFEHSFQSPAAIVSAAMADREEYFIAKGELNAGLFVSSPVNRDIHWHAPTLHPYKVNWDAGFDQSTHRMGVGIVIRDGVGDVIAFVCMPGYDVRDAVVAEANALWRAITLCEKIGIVDAILEGDALKVIKEVHDGEENCAWYGQVIEDIKLKLRFGQRWLLQYAPRESNVVAHRLAKFAMQCEEEKVWLEDCPDWIKPCIQLEKLCISSME; from the exons ATGGCCCCTTTAAAATCCCCTAGTCCAGATGGGTTTGGGgcttctttttataaaaaatattggagcTTAATTGGTGATAAGGTATGTGCTGCTGTTTTGAATTTTCTAAATGGGGGCCAACTGGATCCGGATTGTAATTTCACTTTTCTGGCTTTGATCCCAAAAGTGAAGAGTCCAGTTTCTGTTGGTGAGTTTCGACCAATAAGTTTATGTAATGTATATTATAAACTTATTGCAAAAACTCTTGCCAATAGATTGAAGATGGTTTTGCCAAATATCATTTCCCAAAGCCAAAGTGCTTTCATTGCTGGTAGATTAATTACTGACAATGTTATCATTGCTTATGAGACATTGCACTCTATGAAACATCGTAAAAAAGGGAAGCATGGAAATATGGCAATAAAATTGGACATGTCTAAAGCATATGACAGGGTGGAGTGGGGGTTTCTAAGGGCTGTTATGCTGGAACTTGGTTTCCATGTTCGATGGGTTGAGTTAATAATGCAATGTGTAAGTTCGGTCCATTATGATGTTCTTGTTAATGGTCAACCTGGGAGTAAGATCATTCCAACACGAGGACTTAGGCAAGGAGATCCATTGTCTCCTTACCTATTTCTTCTGTGTGCAGAGGGGCTGAGTTCTTTGATAAAGCATGCAGAAAGAACAGGTTTGGTTAAAGGTGTGAAAGTGGCACGGGGTGGTACATCTATATGTCAGTTAATGTTTGCCGATGACTGCATTCTGTTTTGTACTGCCAATAAAGAAGAGTGGCGCCAGCTAGAGTCTATTCTGGGATGTTATGAGGTGGCTTCTAGACAGAAACTGaataaacaaaaaacttcaGTGTATTTTAGCTCCAACACTCCCCAACAGATTAGAAACATCCTAGTAGCAGATATAGGAGCAAGCAGTTGTGGGGATTTTGATAGGTATTTGGGTTTGCCTAGTGTG GTTTGGAGATTATTAGTTAAACCTGACTCTTTTGTTGCTACTAttatgaaagagaaatattatcgACATTGCTCAATTATGGATGCTAAGCTTGGGGGAGGTCCATCTCTTATATGGAGGAGTTTGTTGGGGGCTAGAGAGGTGGTCAGCGAAGGTATGAGGTGGAGGGTGGGAAACGGACAGCATATTAGGATCTGGGGTGATAAGTGGATGCCAACCCCTTCATCCTATATGGTTCAATCTCCTGTATCTAGTTTGGGACAGGAAGCTTTTGTGGCTGACTTAATTGATGAGACTAGTGGTTGCTGGAAGTATGACTTGGTCAGAGAGACTTTTAATCGAGAAGAGGCTGCCCTTATCTGTACTTTACCTGTGAGTAGAATGAGTTTGGTAGACAAACTCTTCTGGGGACCAGCCAAGAATGGCTTGTTTTCTGTCAAGAGTGCTTATTATGTTGCAATGGAGCTTAAACGCCAGCTTGGAGGGGAGCCATCTGCAGAAAAGGGATCTGATATGGTCTGGAAGAATATGTGGAAGCTTAATATACCCAACTATATTAAGGTCTTTCTGTGGAGAGCATTAACAAATTGTCTGCCTACTAAAGATAACTTGCTGAGAAGAAAGCTTGTAGATTCTGGTATGTGTCCAATCTGTGAGCAGGTTGAGGAAACAAGTGGTCATGTGTTATGGAGCTGTGTGGCCACTTCTGATGTGTGGTCTGAAACCATGAGTAAAGCACAGAAGCTGATTTGCAGAGAACAAGATTTTCTTGTTACTTGGTCTGACTTATCACAGAAGTTGGTGAGAAATGAATTAGAAAGTATGGCCTTTATCTTTAGTAAGGTGTGGCAGAGGAGAAACAAATGGATTTTCGAGCATTCTTTTCAAAGTCCTGCTGCAATTGTTTCTGCTGCTATGGCTGATAGGGAGGAGTACTTTATAGCAAAGGGTGAACTCAATGCTGGTCTGTTTGTTTCTTCCCCTGTGAATCGAGATATCCATTGGCATGCTCCAACACTACATCCGTATAAGGTGAATTGGGATGCTGGTTTTGATCAGTCCACTCACAGAATGGGGGTTGGGATTGTAATTCGAGATGGTGTAGGGGATGTCATAGCTTTTGTATGTATGCCGGGGTATGATGTAAGGGATGCTGTGGTGGCTGAAGCAAATGCACTATGGAGGGCTATTACATTATGTGAGAAAATTGGTATTGTAGATGCTATTTTGGAGGGGGATGCACTAAAAGTCATTAAGGAAGTACACGATGGTGAGGAGAATTGTGCATGGTATGGCCAAGTAATTGAAGATATCAAGCTGAAGCTGCGCTTTGGACAGAGATGGTTGTTGCAGTATGCCCCTAGAGAGAGTAATGTGGTAGCTCATCGACTTGCAAAATTTGCTATGCAATGTGAGGAGGAGAAGGTTTGGTTAGAGGATTGTCCTGATTGGATAAAACCTTGTATCCAACTGGAAAAACTATGTATTTCTTCTATGGAATGA